A genomic region of Sylvia atricapilla isolate bSylAtr1 chromosome 19, bSylAtr1.pri, whole genome shotgun sequence contains the following coding sequences:
- the AJM1 gene encoding apical junction component 1 homolog has product MTRTDPPDILVSTVYQDIKVATAAPGDSVVCQPLAQCDASMSSSLSREPQPFNKRHCRSFDFIESLEELGTPPAMERACPRPGMPEPTPGPPGRQAPPKADPYSSRAPAPRSEPKRRARSKSAPRVKSTLTPVPITGVASPPPARRGREVLRVAREPSHTDPSPRREGPLPLRALANEVHPIKLQPQRSSVSRISPLCLGTNCYEEGPGAKVGASPHVKCRVDIKPDEAVLVHTARSLRAAPNRPELSRWPRTPGAARSLTVPGSRQASASRTPTPSDSYSGEPPLLPYHGEYYEADPRALAYQTVPVPASREFREYPDRGCMTFSAPGVPAKFFYAEESARCPSPAMPLRSSGYASYPYPSRHAVPQPFYSEDPPKAAVHTVPSRTLYVEEARGYPVQEAPARTFYGDEPRYYAPRGTPVKTLYAEDARTYPALGSAARLFYAEDYGKYREREVMSRTCPPPRSAQPLHFGDWYCPERATLPYQSLQLSRFTPQPAGREAMFSSWHASYGMTPPRLGRETQHYSKSWDNILAPAARREEALQRGRSYENLLAHEQHRALSPEERRQPVVINLSSSPKRYAALSLSESSILERVHADGSRGPPGRSWYVTPEITITDNDIRADGLGRGERRSASWDMLDGGRERGPYAVPCAPQPNPRESGSGRQRSLEQLDELITDLVIDYKPAPGHRAGDRDSLAEQLKQLLSSSASGPPRRGEGRRIPHNVPEGPRPTKEQPGLSSHASTPRHPPAPPATAPFEKSPENCSPDLSAEEDDMMMCSNAKCRRTETMFNACLYFKSCHSCYTYYCSRHCRREDWDTHKASCVYGRVGSVCRHVLQFCRENTEVHKAFSRIAKVGYLSRGRGVLFLGFPNAGSAENFLQFGLESLLMSPTYLSLRELDSYSDNLGDYAQELRETGNQYDPNECFLLNVTVAVTQKVPERPSPKMQVPTVRKYAKVALASSSPEKKILKKERDMETLILTPPPGTADIDKEGEEGRKAREVCFINIQRELRIRGVFLRHEFPAVYEQLCDFVESNKRFTPTTIYPIDKRTGKQFMCMIMAASEPRTLDWVASPNLLDDIM; this is encoded by the coding sequence ATGACACGAACAGACCCACCTGACATCCTGGTGTCCACGGTGTACCAAGACATCAAGGTGGCgacagcagcccctggggattCCGTTGTCTGTCAGCCCCTGGCACAATGTGACGCCTCCATGTCCTCCTCCCTGTCCCGCGAGCCGCAGCCCTTCAACAAGCGCCACTGCAGGAGTTTCGACTTCATCGAATCGCTGGAAGAGCTGGGTACCCCCCCGGCCATGGAGCGCGCCTGCCCGCGCCCCGGCATGCCCGAGCCCACGCCGGGGCCACCGGGCAGGCAGGCGCCGCCGAAGGCAGACCCttacagcagcagagcccccgCACCTCGGAGCGAGCCAAAGCGCCGAGCCCGCTCCAAGAGCGCCCCGCGGGTGAAGTCCACCCTGACCCCCGTGCCCATCACTGGGGTGGCATCACCGCCGCCAGCCCGGCGTGGGCGGGAGGTGCTGCGGGTGGCACGGGAGCCTTCCCACACCGATCCCTCGCCGCGCCGCGAGGGCCCGCTGCCGCTGCGGGCGCTGGCCAACGAGGTTCACCCCATCAAGCTGCAGCCGCAGCGGAGCAGCGTCAGCCGCATCTCCCCGCTCTGCCTGGGCACTAATTGCTATGAGGAAGGGCCGGGCGCCAAGGTGGGCGCCAGCCCGCACGTCAAATGCCGAGTGGACATCAAGCCAGACGAGGCGGTGCTGGTGCACACGGCGCGGAGCCTGCGGGCAGCCCCGAACCGCCCGGAGCTGTCGCGCTGGCCCCGCACCCCTGGGGCCGCCCGCAGCCTGACCGTGCCGGGGAGCCGGCAGGCATCCGCGTCCCGCACGCCCACCCCCAGCGACTCCTACAGCGGGGAGCCCCCGCTGCTGCCCTACCATGGTGAGTACTACGAGGCGGACCCCCGGGCACTGGCGTACCAGACAGTGCCCGTGCCAGCCTCACGGGAATTCAGGGAGTACCCCGACAGGGGCTGCATGACCTTCTCGGCCCCCGGCGTCCCAGCCAAGTTCTTCTACGCAGAGGAGTCAGCGcggtgccccagccctgccatgccCCTCCGCAGCTCTGGCTACGCCAGCTACCCCTACCCCAGCCGCCACGCCGTGCCCCAGCCCTTCTACAGCGAGGACCCGCCCAAGGCTGCTGTTCACACGGTGCCGTCCCGGACGTTGTACGTGGAGGAGGCGCGGGGTTACCCGGTGCAGGAGGCACCTGCCCGCACCTTCTATGGGGATGAGCCCCGCTACTATGCCCCTCGTGGGACCCCTGTCAAAACCCTCTACGCCGAGGACGCTCGGACATACCCAGCCCTCGGCTCCGCTGCCCGGTTGTTCTATGCCGAGGACTACGGCAAGTACCGGGAGCGGGAGGTGATGTCGCGCACGTGTCCCCCGCCCCGCAGCGCTCAGCCCCTGCACTTCGGGGACTGGTACTGCCCTGAGCGGGCCACGCTGCCCTACCAGAGCCTGCAATTGTCACGCTTCACCCCACAGCCGGCGGGCCGGGAGGCCATGTTCTCCTCCTGGCATGCTAGCTACGGCATGACTCCACCACGGCTGGGCCGGGAGACCCAGCACTATTCCAAATCCTGGGATAACATCCTGGCGCCAGCGGCACGCAGGGAGGAGGCCCTGCAGCGTGGGCGCAGCTATGAAAACCTGCTCGCTCACGAACAGCACCGTGCCTTATCCCCCGAGGAGCGCCGGCAGCCTGTGGTGATCAACCTGTCGAGCTCGCCCAAGCGCTACGCAGCTCTGTCCCTCTCCGAGAGCTCCATCCTCGAGCGGGTGCACGCTGATGGCAGCCGCGGGCCCCCAGGCCGCTCGTGGTACGTCACTCCAGAGATCACCATCACTGACAACGACATCCGCGCCGACGGGCTGGGCCGAGGCGAGAGGCGCTCGGCCAGCTGGGACATGCTGGATGGGGGACGGGAGCGCGGGCCCTACGCTGTGCCCTGCgccccacagcccaaccccagaGAGAGCGGCTCGGGGCGCCAGcgcagcctggagcagctggacGAGCTCATCACCGATCTGGTCATTGACTACAAGCCGGCACCGGGCCACCGCgcgggggacagggacagcctcGCGGAGCAGCTCAAAcaactgctgagcagcagcgCCTCGGGGCCCCCGCGGCGGGGCGAGGGCAGGCGGATCCCTCACAACGTGCCCGAGGGACCCCGACCCACAAAGGAGCAGCCGGGCCTCAGCTCCCATGCCAGCACCCCGCGCCACCCACCCGCCCCACCGGCCACCGCCCCCTTCGAAAAGTCACCGGAGAACTGCTCGCCCGACCTGAGTGCTGAGGAGGACGACATGATGATGTGCTCCAACGCCAAGTGCAGGCGCACGGAGACCATGTTCAACGCCTGTCTCTACTTCAAATCGTGCCACAGCTGCTACACCTACTACTGCTCCCGGCACTGCCGGCGGGAGGACTGGGACACGCACAAGGCCAGCTGCGTCTACGGGCGGGTGGGCAGCGTCTGCCGCCACGTCCTGCAGTTCTGCCGTGAGAACACCGAGGTGCACAAGGCTTTCTCGCGCATCGCCAAGGTGGGATACCTCTCCCGCGGCCGCGGTGTCCTCTTCCTGGGGTTCCCCAATGCGGGCTCGGCTGAGAACTTTCTCCAGTTTGGGCTGGAGAGCCTGCTGATGTCCCCGACCTACCTGTCCCTGCGGGAGCTGGACAGCTATTCGGACAACCTGGGGGACTATGCCCAGGAACTGCGGGAGACAGGCAACCAGTACGACCCCAACGAATGTTTCCTGCTGAATGTAACCGTGGCCGTCACTCAGAAAGTGCCAGAGAGGCCGTCACCCAAGATGCAGGTGCCGACGGTCAGGAAATATGCCAAGGTGGCCTTAGCCTCCTCCAGCCCCGAGAAGAAGATCTTGAAGAAGGAGCGAGACATGGAAACGTTGATCCTGACGCCACCGCCCGGCACGGCGGACATCGAcaaggagggggaggagggcCGGAAGGCACGGGAGGTCTGCTTCATCAACATCCAGCGGGAGCTGCGCATCCGCGGCGTCTTTCTGCGGCACGAGTTCCCCGCTGTCTACGAGCAGCTCTGCGACTTCGTGGAGAGCAACAAGCGCTTCACCCCCACCACCATCTACCCCATCGACAAGAGGACGGGCAAACAGTTCATGTGCATGATTATGGCGGCCTCCGAACCTCGCACCCTCGACTGGGTGGCCAGCCCTAACCTCCTGGACGACATCATGTGA
- the PHPT1 gene encoding 14 kDa phosphohistidine phosphatase — protein sequence MAGEALSRVPDVQIDGDGVFKYVLVRVRGAGAPAKDVVRGHGWAEYHADLFERTSEELARHGLSCECLGGGRLSHRPEERKIHVYGYSVGFGRADHAVTTEKLKAEYPDYEITWADEGY from the exons ATGGCGGGTGAGGCGCTGTCGCGGGTGCCGGACGTGCAGATCGATGGCGATGGTGTCTTCAAGTACGTGCTGGTGCGGGTGCGCGGGGCCGGCGCCCCCGCCAAGGACGTCGTGCGAGGCCACGGCTGGGCCGAGTACCACG ccgACTTGTTCGAGCGCACCTCGGAGGAGCTGGCGCGGCACGGCCTGAGCTGTGAGTGCTTGGGCGGCGGCCGCCTCTCTCACCGCCCCGAAGAGAGGAAGATCCACGTCTACGGGTACTCGGTG GGCTTTGGACGAGCTGACCACGCTGTGAccacagagaagctgaaggCCGAGTATCCCGACTATGAGATCACCTGGGCAGATGAAGGGTACTGA